One Syntrophales bacterium DNA segment encodes these proteins:
- a CDS encoding ABC transporter substrate-binding protein — protein sequence MKKAWQLAAAAILCLVLISPAVGAEKIYINGIDANFPPFAYVDKKGAPDGFDIKALDWIAKDQGFQVKHQPQDWDSIVPSLLARKIDIVASGMSITDARKKQVNFSIPYWKIQQVLVAKKDARLTVEQALAAGSRIGVQRGTTEAKWMDENLIKKKGLKFQLVQYDSAPLAIEDVLNGRIAAAAMDDAPARDAISKKKAVKILGTFGMPDEQFGYAVRKEDTAFLNKINAGLTKLMKTPYWKELVKTYINKK from the coding sequence ATGAAAAAGGCATGGCAGCTGGCTGCCGCCGCAATTCTCTGTCTGGTCCTGATCTCTCCCGCCGTCGGTGCGGAAAAGATCTATATCAACGGCATCGATGCCAACTTCCCGCCCTTCGCCTACGTAGACAAAAAAGGCGCTCCCGACGGCTTCGACATCAAGGCACTCGACTGGATCGCCAAGGACCAGGGCTTTCAGGTCAAGCATCAGCCCCAGGACTGGGACAGCATCGTCCCCAGCCTCCTGGCCAGGAAGATCGACATTGTCGCCTCCGGGATGAGCATCACCGACGCCCGGAAAAAGCAGGTCAATTTCTCCATCCCCTACTGGAAGATCCAGCAGGTGCTCGTCGCCAAGAAAGATGCCAGGCTGACGGTGGAGCAGGCTCTTGCAGCGGGCAGCCGGATCGGCGTCCAGCGCGGCACCACGGAAGCCAAGTGGATGGATGAAAATCTCATCAAGAAGAAGGGGCTGAAATTCCAGCTTGTCCAGTATGACTCCGCGCCTCTGGCCATCGAGGACGTCCTCAACGGCCGCATCGCCGCCGCCGCCATGGACGACGCTCCCGCCAGGGACGCCATCAGCAAGAAGAAGGCCGTGAAAATCCTGGGGACCTTCGGCATGCCCGACGAGCAGTTCGGTTACGCCGTCCGCAAGGAGGACACCGCATTCCTGAACAAGATCAATGCTGGATTGACGAAGCTCATGAAGACCCCCTACTGGAAGGAACTGGTCAAGACCTATATCAACAAGAAATAG
- a CDS encoding OmpA family protein translates to MKKILCGFIVLLVLAAASPGLAEVRPGTFSVTPFIGGYVFNSDQHLKNAPVYGIRFGYDITRYIGVEGVFDYVRTEYSAPWNVMSTDAQNWAAARRESTNVFNYRLEGLLYLMPQYKVVPYLAVGFGGQSISYPSEVGNKNRFLVDVGAGLKWFMTDWLALRGDVRVPFVFGSTMENLEYTLGLSFLFGGEKPAPPPPPPPPEPKVVAPPPPPPPPPEPVKEMKEEAKAEQTATEKEMLEKGRATINVQFDTAKWVVKKKYHDEIAKFADVINRHPEIKVVIEGHTDNVGSKAYNQKLSQRRAAAVAKYMVDKFKVDKDRISAKGYGLTQPIADNKTKEGRQKNRRVDAVVEYIVQK, encoded by the coding sequence ATGAAGAAAATTTTATGCGGTTTCATCGTCCTGCTCGTCCTGGCCGCGGCTTCGCCGGGATTGGCAGAGGTTCGTCCCGGCACGTTTTCAGTCACCCCTTTCATCGGAGGATACGTCTTCAACTCCGATCAGCACCTGAAAAATGCCCCCGTTTATGGAATCCGGTTCGGCTATGACATCACCCGGTACATCGGTGTGGAAGGCGTCTTCGACTACGTTCGAACCGAATACTCCGCTCCCTGGAATGTCATGAGCACGGACGCCCAGAACTGGGCGGCCGCCAGGAGAGAAAGCACGAACGTCTTCAACTACCGGCTGGAGGGTCTGCTGTACCTCATGCCCCAGTACAAAGTGGTTCCCTACCTTGCAGTAGGCTTCGGTGGTCAGTCCATCTCCTACCCTTCCGAGGTCGGAAATAAAAACCGCTTCCTGGTTGATGTCGGCGCCGGCTTGAAGTGGTTCATGACCGACTGGCTGGCCCTGCGGGGTGACGTCCGCGTACCCTTCGTTTTTGGCAGCACCATGGAAAACCTGGAGTACACCCTTGGGCTGAGCTTCCTGTTCGGCGGTGAGAAACCCGCTCCGCCCCCTCCGCCGCCCCCGCCGGAGCCCAAGGTCGTAGCTCCTCCTCCGCCCCCGCCTCCTCCGCCGGAGCCGGTCAAGGAGATGAAGGAAGAAGCCAAGGCGGAACAGACGGCGACCGAGAAGGAAATGCTGGAAAAGGGCCGGGCGACCATTAACGTCCAGTTCGACACGGCCAAGTGGGTCGTCAAGAAGAAGTACCATGACGAAATCGCCAAGTTCGCCGACGTGATCAACCGCCATCCGGAGATCAAGGTCGTCATCGAGGGCCATACCGACAACGTCGGCAGCAAGGCCTACAACCAGAAGCTTTCGCAGCGGCGGGCCGCTGCCGTCGCGAAGTACATGGTGGACAAGTTCAAGGTGGACAAGGACCGCATCTCCGCCAAGGGATACGGCCTGACTCAGCCCATCGCGGACAACAAGACAAAGGAAGGCCGCCAGAAGAACCGCCGGGTGGACGCGGTGGTTGAATACATCGTCCAGAAATAG